A single Thunnus thynnus chromosome 6, fThuThy2.1, whole genome shotgun sequence DNA region contains:
- the cs gene encoding citrate synthase, mitochondrial, whose translation MSFLSVSRLAPKLLNSKNATYFLVAARNASASTTNLKDVLADLIPKEQSRIKNFKQQYGKTNIGQITVDMVYGGMRGMKGLVYETSVLDPEEGIRFRGYSIPECQKLLPKAPGGEEPLPEGLFWLLVTGQVPTEEQVNWVSKEWAKRAALPSHVVTMLDNFPTNLHPMSQFSAAITALNSESSFARAYSEGVHKTKYWEFVYEDSMDLIAKLPCIAAKIYRNLYREGSSIGAIDSNLDWSHNFTNMLGYSEAQFTELMRLYLTIHSDHEGGNVSAHTSHLVGSALSDPYLSFSAAMNGLAGPLHGLANQEVLVWLTALQKEMGGEVSDERMRDYIWNTLKSGRVVPGYGHAVLRKTDPRYTCQREFALKHLPNDPMFKLVAQLYKIVPNVLLEQGKAKNPWPNVDAHSGVLLQYYGMTEMNYYTVLFGVSRALGVLAQLVWSRALGFPLERPKSMSTEGLMTLVGAKSG comes from the exons ATGTCTTTTCTGTCGGTCAGCAGGCTAGCGCCTAAACTCCTCAATTCAAAG AATGCCACTTACTTCCTTGTGGCTGCCAGAAATGCCAGCGCATCAACAACA aaTTTGAAGGATGTTCTGGCAGACCTCATCCCTAAAGAACAGTCCAGGATCAAGAACTTTAAACAGCAGTATGGCAAAACCAACATAGGACAAATCACTGTTGACATG GTCTATGGAGGTATGAGGGGGATGAAGGGTCTGGTGTATGAGACCTCTGTGTTGGATCCTGAGGAG GGTATCCGTTTCCGGGGCTACAGCATTCCAGAGTGTCAGAAGTTGCTGCCCAAAGCTCCAGGAGGCGAGGAGCCGCTGCCTGAGGGCCTCTTCTGGCTGCTGGTCACAGGACAGGTGCCCACTGAGGAGCAG GTGAACTGGGTGTCCAAAGAGTGGGCGAAGAGAGCAGCGCTTCCCTCTCACGTCGTCACCATGTTGGATAATTTCCCCACAAACCTACACCCCATGTCTCAGTTCAGCGCTGCCATCACAGCTCTGAACAGCGAGAGCAGCTTTGCACGGGCCTACTCTGAGGGTGTCCACAAGACCAAGTACTGGGAG TTTGTCTATGAAGACTCCATGGACTTGATTGCAAAGCTGCCCTGCATTGCCGCCAAGATCTACCGCAACCTGTATCGTGAAGGCAGCAGCATCGGAGCCATCGACTCCAACCTGGACTGGTCCCACAACTTCACCAACATGCTGGGCTACAGTGAAGCCCAGTTCACTGAGCTGATGAGGCTCTACCTCACCATCCACAG TGACCATGAAGGAGGCAACGTCAGTGCCCACACCAGCCACTTGGTGGGTAGCGCCCTGTCTGACCCCTACTTGTCCTTCAGCGCTGCCATGAATGGTCTGGCTGGTCCTCTGCACGGCCTGGCCAATCAG GAGGTGCTGGTCTGGCTGACTGCCCTGCAGAAGGAGATGGGAGGAGAGGTGTCTGATGAGAGGATGAGGGATTACATCTGGAACACACTCAAGTCTGGAAGG GTGGTGCCCGGCTATGGCCATGCTGTCCTGAGGAAGACTGACCCACGTTACACCTGCCAGCGTGAGTTTGCCCTGAAGCACCTGCCCAACGACCCCATGTTCAAGTTGGTCGCCCAGCTTTACAAGATTGTTCCCAACGTGCTCCTGGAGCAGGGTAAGGCCAAGAACCCCTGGCCCAATGTGGACGCCCACAGCGGAGTGCTGCTGCAG TACTACGGCATGACTGAGATGAATTACTACACTGTGCTGTTCGGTGTGTCCCGAGCCCTCGGCGTGCTGGCTCAGCTGGTGTGGAGTAGAGCCCTCGGCTTCCCCTTGGAGCGCCCCAAGTCCATGAGCACAGAGGGACTGATGACACTGGTGGGAGCAAAGTCAGGCTGA